A segment of the Aridibaculum aurantiacum genome:
CAGGATCTACATGATCGCGGGTAAGGTAATTATGCATTCCATGAGAAGATTTGTTCCTGTAGCTTTCTGTATCGAACAACAAAACGGAGCGCCTGCATCTTCCTAAAACCACGGCAGCGTTCAGGCCTGCAGGCCCGCCACCAATGATGATCACATCCACTAATTCCATATCTTTTTTTTGACTGATAAGGTCAGTGTTGCAAACATGATGCTAATATGAAACGGTGCAGCTTCAGCAGGTGTGGGTAAAGAAGGTAACATATAAGTAAATAGTTGGTAAAAGCCGGTGAAATAACCAGGCTGTGCTGTTTCGTTCACTTCTTCTTCACGGTTTATGTCATAGTTTAGCGCAAAATTTTCAAACTAAGTTTTATGCGTTCATCCTTTTTGTTATGGATCGTTATTTTTTGCATGGCCTGTCACCTGCCACTGGAGTCTTTAGCCTGGGGACAAAATGGACATAGAGTAGTGGGCGAAATAGCCCAAGGTTATTTAACAGGTGCTACAAAAAGAAAGATCCGTAAGCTGGTGGGTAATGAAACGCTGGCAATGGGCAGCAACTGGGCAGATTTTATAAAGTCAGATAGCAACTACCGCTACCTGAATACCTGGCACTATATTAATTTTGAACAAGGTCTTTCGTACCAGCAAATGAAGGATTTCCTTGCATCCGATAAAGAGGTAGATGCATATACCAAGCTCAACTTTATGATGGAGGAGATGAAGAAGAAAGATGTGCCGAAAGAAACCAAAGCCATGTACCTGCGCCTGATAGTACATATTGTTGGCGACCTTCACCAGCCATTGCACGTAAGTGCCAAAGGAACCACTGGAGGCAACCAGGTGAAGGTGAATTGGTTTAATGAGCCAAGTAACCTGCACAGGGTGTGGGATGAGCACCTGGTAAGTTTCCAGGACCTGAGCTATACAGAAATGGTACGTGCTATCAATTTCACCAATAAACAACAGAGAAGAACGTGGCAAAGCCAGCCGATAAGTCAGTGGCTATACGAGTCGTATTCTATCAGTAATGTATTGCATGAAGAAATAAAGCAGCCGAACCAGAAGTTGATGTATGAATACAACTTCAGGCACCAGCAAACCATGTACGACCAGATGCTGAAAGGCGGTGTTCGTCTTGCAGGCCTGCTGAATGAGTTATTTAAGAATGTAACTGTATAAATATTTTTACAAAAGCGAAAGCAGGAGTTCCACCAGGGCTCCTGCTTTTTTTGTACTGGCAGCATTATTGAATGATTAGCTGAAAAAGCAGTATGAAAAGCCTTATTCTTCTTCTATTAATTTCACTCGTTACTTCTACTATGCAAGCACAAGATTCAATACTTGTCACCGGCGAAGCTTATATACCAGTAGAGGGTAGGGGAGAAACGCCGGGCAGGTTGGAAGGAAGTTGGACGCTGGTATCTGGCGTTAAAGCAGCCAATAAACAAAGAATGCAGGAGGTGTATAAGAAGAAACCTGCACCAGGTACTGAAACGAAACGGGAGACGACCACTACTACAGAAACTGTTGGAGGAGGTACTGTAGTGACCACTGAAACCGAGATACAGATGATAAGGGAGCAGGAGAAACAGATAACTCCGCAGCAGAAAGAAATCATGCATAAGCCTCAGCCACCCAGCATTAGCTTTTTTGGAAAGAACCACACTTTCACCGGCTTTACCGGTTGTAACCGCTTTGCAGGTAGGTATACCAGTTCAGGAAATAAACTAACGATTAAAGCGGCCAATCCTTCTACAAGAATGGAATGCATAGGTGAATTTGATGAGAAAGATTTTCTAGAAAAGATCAACCAAGTAAACTCGTTTAGGATAAGCAATGGACGCCTGCATTTAATGCGTGGTAATGATGTTCTACTGGTGATGGCGCAAAACAATTAAAGCTTTTGTTACCGTAACAAGACGAAGCTTCCTTTTGTACTGTAATTTTTCCCATCAACGCCTATGGCTTCTGCTATCCATACATAGGTGCCAGGTGGTTGCTGCAGTCCTTTAAACATGCCATTCCAGCCACTTCTCATTTGGTTGGTTTCATACATGATCTGTCCCCAACGGTTGAATATCTTGAATGTCTTTAGCTGGCGCACGCCGTAAAGGATTGGTCTTATCAAATCATTCCGTCCATCGTTGTTAGGTGTAAACGCGGTAGGAACAATAATCTCTACCTGCTTTACAGTTCTTACCAGCAGGGTATCTACCACTTTACATTCATTAATGGTCCTGATGTCTATTGTATACAACTGCTCCCTGGTGCCATTGAAGATGGGTGTAAATGAATTCCTGTTATTGAGCTGGAAACCTGGCGACC
Coding sequences within it:
- a CDS encoding META domain-containing protein, with the translated sequence MQAQDSILVTGEAYIPVEGRGETPGRLEGSWTLVSGVKAANKQRMQEVYKKKPAPGTETKRETTTTTETVGGGTVVTTETEIQMIREQEKQITPQQKEIMHKPQPPSISFFGKNHTFTGFTGCNRFAGRYTSSGNKLTIKAANPSTRMECIGEFDEKDFLEKINQVNSFRISNGRLHLMRGNDVLLVMAQNN
- a CDS encoding S1/P1 nuclease, coding for MRSSFLLWIVIFCMACHLPLESLAWGQNGHRVVGEIAQGYLTGATKRKIRKLVGNETLAMGSNWADFIKSDSNYRYLNTWHYINFEQGLSYQQMKDFLASDKEVDAYTKLNFMMEEMKKKDVPKETKAMYLRLIVHIVGDLHQPLHVSAKGTTGGNQVKVNWFNEPSNLHRVWDEHLVSFQDLSYTEMVRAINFTNKQQRRTWQSQPISQWLYESYSISNVLHEEIKQPNQKLMYEYNFRHQQTMYDQMLKGGVRLAGLLNELFKNVTV